The Luteolibacter arcticus genome includes the window TCGTCCGCAATCGCGAGAATCTCCGCGCCCTGCTGAAGCCGAATAGCATCGTCATCGTGCTGGCGAACGACATCTACCCGACCAATGCCGACGGGTCGATGGCCTTCAAGCAGAACGCCGATCTCTTCTACCTCACGGGCGTCGATCAGGAAGAAACGATGCTGGTGCTGATGCCGGACGCGAAGGATCCGAAGGAGCGGGAGATGCTGTTCGTGAAGGAAACCAGCGAGCTGATCGCGATCTGGGACGGCGATAAACTTTCCAAGGACCAGGCGAAGGCGGCCACCGGCGTCGAACGCATCGAGTGGAGCCACAGCTTCGAAGCGTGGTTGCACCGACTCATCCCGCAGGCGGATCACATCTACCTCGCGACCAACGAGCACCTGCGCGCCACCACGGTGGTGGAGACGGCGAATGACCGCTTCATCAAGAAGTGCCAGTCGCGCTACCCGCTGCACCGCTATGAGCGGCTCGCTCCGCTGATGCATCGCCTGCGGATCACCAAGGATCCCATCGAGGTCGATATCATCCAGAAGGCTTGTAAGATCACCGAGGCGGGTTTCCGTCGTCTGTTAGGCTTCGTGAAGCCGGGGGTGGGCGAGTGGGAAGTCGAGGCGGAGCTGCTGCACGAGTTCGTGCGCCGTGGTTCGCGCGGCTTTGCCTACGGGCCGATCATCGGCAGCGGGGCGAATGCCTGCGTGCTGCACTACGTCGAAAACTCCAAGGTCTGCAAGGATGGCGACATGCTGCTGCTGGACGTGGCCGCTGAGTATGCCGGCTGGGCTTCCGATCTGACCCGCACGATCCCGGTCAACGGGCGCTTCACTGCCCGCCAGCGTGATGTTTACAACTCGGTGCTGCGTGTTTTCCGCGGGGCGAACGAGATCCTGCGTCCAGGCAACACGCCGCTGGAGTATCAAAAGCAGGTGATCGAGCTGATGGAAGCGGAGCTGGTCCATCTCGGACTGATCGGTGCCAAGGAGGCGAAGGAGCAAGGGCCTGACAAGGCGCTGGTGAAGAAGTACTTCAT containing:
- a CDS encoding aminopeptidase P N-terminal domain-containing protein yields the protein MRYEPIDPQLFVRNRENLRALLKPNSIVIVLANDIYPTNADGSMAFKQNADLFYLTGVDQEETMLVLMPDAKDPKEREMLFVKETSELIAIWDGDKLSKDQAKAATGVERIEWSHSFEAWLHRLIPQADHIYLATNEHLRATTVVETANDRFIKKCQSRYPLHRYERLAPLMHRLRITKDPIEVDIIQKACKITEAGFRRLLGFVKPGVGEWEVEAELLHEFVRRGSRGFAYGPIIGSGANACVLHYVENSKVCKDGDMLLLDVAAEYAGWASDLTRTIPVNGRFTARQRDVYNSVLRVFRGANEILRPGNTPLEYQKQVIELMEAELVHLGLIGAKEAKEQGPDKALVKKYFMHGTSHHMGLDVHDVAPPHEPFAEGMVFTIEPGIYIREEGLGVRLENDVVIGKKSNLDLMADIPIEADEIEELMNR